Genomic segment of Vicinamibacterales bacterium:
GCTGGCGCAGTACATCGCGCTCAACGAGCGGTTCCACGATCTGCTGCTCGACCTCGCCAGGAGCCCGATGGTCCGCCGCGCGGTGTCGCGCGCCGCCGCGCTGCCGTTCGCCTCGCCCAACGCGTTCATCCTCGGGCACGCACAGAAGAAGGAAGGGCAGGAGGTCGTCACCATCTCGCAGATGCACCACCGCGCCATCGTCGACGCCATCGCGCACCGTGAAGCGACGCGCGCCGAGGCGCTGGCGCGCGAGCATTCGCGGCTGGCGCGCACCAGCCTCGAGATGGTGCTGCGCGACAAGGCGCTCTTCACCCGCGTTCCCGGAGCGTCCCTCATCAGGTTTCCCGAGACGGCCTCGAACGCTCGCGGATCCGAGGCGGCGGGCAGGCCACAGCCGTGAGCACGCGCACCTACCGATCGGCCGCCTGGTTCGGCAAGCACGACAAGGACGGCTTCATCCACCGCAGCTGGATGCGCAACCAGGGGCTGCCCGCGGACGTCTTCGACGGGCGTCCCGTCGTCGGCATCTGCAACACCTGGTCGGAGCTGACCCCCTGCAACGCCCACCTGCGCGCCATCGCCGAGCACGTGAAGCGCGGGGTGTGGGAATCGGGCGGGCTGCCGCTCGAGTTCCCCGTCATGTCGACCGGCGAGTCGAACATGCGGCCGACGGCGATGCTCTACCGCAATCTGGTCAGCATGGACGTCGAGGAGTCGATCCGCGCGAATCCGATCGACGGCGTCGTGCTCCTGTGCGGCTGCGACAAGACGACGCCGTCGCTCGTCATGGGGGCGGCGAGCTGCGACGTGCCGGCGCTGGTCGTCTCCGGCGGGCCGATGCTCAACGGCAAGTACTGCGGGCAGGACATCGGATCCGGCACCGACGTGTGGAAGTTCAGCGAGGACGTCAAGGCCGGCATCATGACCGCCGAGCAGTTCATGGACGCGGAGGCGTGCATGTCACGCTCCGCCGGCCACTGCATGGTGATGGGCACGGCGTCGACGATGGCATCGATGGTCGAGGCGCTCGGGCTCGGGCTGCCGTTCAATGCCACGCTGCCGGCCGTCGATGCGCGCCGTCATGCGCTGGCGCACCTCGCCGGCCGCCGCATCGTCGCGCTGATCGAGCAGGACGTCCGGCTGTCGCACATCCTCACCCGGCCGGCGTTCGAGAACGCGATCCGGGTCAACGGCGCGCTGGGCGGCTCCACGAACGCGGTGATTCACCTGCTGGCGATGGCCGGCCGCGTCGGCGTGCCGCTCTGCCTCGACGACTGGGATCGTCTCGGCCGCGACGTGCCGACGCTGGTCGATCTCAAGCCGTCCGGGCGCTTCCTGATGGAGGACTTCCACTACGCCGGCGGCCTGCCCGCGGTGATTCGAACGCTCGGCGAGCGCGGCTTGATCCATCGCGACGCGATGACGGTGAACGGCCGCACCCTGTGGGAGAACTGTCACGACGCGTCGCGCTGGAACGCCGAGGTCATCAGGCCGATCGATCGGCCGCTCGCCGAGAGCGGCGGCGTCGCGGTCCTGCGCGGCAACCTCGCGCCCGACGGCGCGGTGCTGAAGCCGTCGGCGGCGTCGGCGCACCTGATGCAGCATCGCGGCCGCGCGATCGTGTTCGACGACATCGAGGACTACAAGGCGCGGATCAACGATCCGGCGCTCGGCGCCGACCCGTCGTCGGTGCTCGTCCTGAGGAACAGCGGGCCGGTGGGCTACCCGGGGATGGCGGAAGTGGGCAACATGGGGCTGCCGCCGGCGCTCCTGAAACAGGGGATCACCGACATGGTGCGCATTTCGGACGCGCGCATGAGCGGTACGGCGTACGGCACCGTCGTCCTGCACATCTGCCCCGAAGCGGCCGTCGGCGGACCGCTCGCGCTGGTGCGCGAAGGGGATTACATCGAGCTCGACGTGGCGGCGCGGCGGCTGCACCTCGACGTGAGCGATGAGGAGCTGGCGCGGCGGCGGGCGGCCTGGCAGCCGCCGCCGGCGCCTCCGCCAAGCGGGTACGTTCACATGTACGTGCGGCACGTCCAGCAGGCGGACAAGGGCGCCGATCTCGACTTTCTCCGCGGCTGCCGCGGACACGGAATCCCACGTGAGTCTCACTGACCCGGTGCCTGGCGGCGTGGCTGGTCTCCGACGGGAATTCGATCTCGACCGGCGCCGTGTTCGACATCAGCGGCGGCCGTTCGACCTGCTGAACGCGAGCCAGGCGGCGTGAAACTGCTTCGCTACGGTCCCGCCGGCGCCGAGAAGCCGGGGCTGCTCGACGGCCGCGGCACGATCCGCGATCTCTCCGGGCAGGTGCCGGATCTCTCGGGTGCCGCGCTGCTGCCGGAATCCATCGCGCGGCTCGCCTCGCTCGATCCCGAGTCGCTGCCGGCGGTCGCCGGCGCGCCGCGGATCGGCCCGTGCGTCGCCGGCGTCGGCAAGTTCATCTGCGTCGGGCTCAATTACTCCGATCACGCCGCCGAGTCCAACATGGCCGTGCCCGCGGAGCCGATCATCTTCATGAAGGCGACCTCCTCGATCGTCGGCCCGAACGACGACCTCGAGATCCCGAAGGGATCGCAGAAGACCGACTGGGAAGTCGAGCTGGGCGTCGTCATCGGCAGGCCGGCGAAGTACGTGGACCCGCGGGATGCGATGGCGCACGTCGCCGGGTTCTGCGTGGTGCACGACGTCTCGGAGCGCGCCTTCCAGCTCGAAGGCACGGGCCAGTGGGTGAAAGGCAAGAGCGCCGACACCTTCGGACCGGTCGGCCCGTGGCTGGTCACTCCGGACGAGATCGCCGATTGTCAGAACCTCGACTTGTGGCTCGACGTCGATGGCCGCCGCCGCCAGAGCGGCAACACCCGCACGATGGTGTTCGACGTGCGCTATCTCGTGAGCTATCTGAGCGGGTTCATGAGCCTGCGTCCCGGCGACATCATTTCCACCGGCACGCCGCCAGGCGTCGGCCACGGGATGAAGCCGCCGGTCTACCTGCGCGAAGGGAACGACGTGCGTCTCGGCGTCCAGGGCCTCGGCGAACAGCGTCAACGCGTCATCGGCTACCGGAATCACTGATCTGTCTCTGCCCGCTTCCGCCCTCGGCGCGCTCGCATCGATCGTCGGCGACGACTCGGTGCTGATGCGCCCCGAAGACCTCGTGCCCTACAGCTTCGACGGCACCGCCGCGCTGAAGCAGCGGCCGGAGGCCGTCGTGTTCCCGCACACGACCGCGCAGGTGGCCGCCTGCGTGCGGCTCGCCGGGGAGGCCGGCATCCCGATCGTCACGCGCGGATCGGGCACCGGCTTGAGCGGCGGCAGCGTTCCGGTGCCGGGGAGCCTGGTGCTGTGTCTCGTGCAGATGAACGCGCTGCTCGATCTGGACGCGGCGAACCTGACGGTCCGCGCCCAGCCGGGACTGGTGACCCAGAAGATCGACGAAGCGGCGGCGCGCCACGGGCTGTTCTATCCGCCCGACCCGGGCTCGATGCGGATCAGCACCATCGGCGGCAACGTGGCGGAGAATTCCGGCGGCCTTCGCGGCCTGAAGTACGGCGTCACGCGCGACTACGTCATGGGCCTGGAAGTCGTCCTGCCGGACGCGCGCGTGGTGCGATTCGGCAACCAGTGCGTGAAGGACGTGGCCGGGTATTCGCTGAAGGACCTGTTCGTCGGATCGGAAGGGACGCTGGGCATCATCACCGAGGTGCTGTTGAAGCTGGTGCCCAGGCCCGCGGCGCGGCAGACGATGCTGGCGCTCTACGACCGGATCGAAGACGCGGCGGATACGGTGTCGGCGATCGTCACGGCGCGGATCATTCCGTGCACCCTCGAGTTCCTCGATCGGATGACGGCGGTCTGCGTGGAGGAGTACGCGGGTATCGGCCTGCCGACCGACTGCGACGCGGTGCTGCTGATGGAGACGGACGGCCATCCGGCGGCGGTGGCCGACGAAGCGCGCCAGATGGAGGCGCTGGCGCGGTCGCACGGCGCGCGCGAGGTCCGCCGCGCGCGCGACGAGGCGGAGGCGCTGCAGCTCGCCGCGGCGCGGCGCAACGCCTTTTCGGCGCTGGCGCGCCGCCGTCCGACGACGATCCTGGAAGACGTCACCGTGCCGCGCAGCGCGCTGGCCGCGATGGTCGGCTTCATCGCCGAGACCGCCGCCGCGCACCGCCTGCAGATTGGCACCTTCGGCCACATGGGGGACGGCAATCTGCATCCGACCTTCCTGGCCGACGAGCGCGACAGCGACGAAATGGCGCGGGTGCACCGTGCGCTCGACGCGATCGTGACGCGGACGCTGGCGCTCGGCGGCACGATTACGGGCGAGCACGGCGTCGGCCTGGCGAAGAAGGCATGGCTGCGCCAGCAGCTGGGTGACGCCAGCCTCGATCTGATGCGGCAGATCAAGCAGACGCTCGATCCCCGCGGGCTCCTCAACCCGGGCAAGATCTTCGGCTGAACGCTCGTTTTCGCATGCGGCCCGCTGCCGGACAGCCTCGGCCTCGAATCCGGACGCAGCTGCATGGTCGGCTGTCCCGATTCGGCGCAATTCCGGCTCGAGGCCTGCAACGGCCGTCAACGCAGTTGTTTACAATGCTCGCAACACGACACCGGCGCACAGCCGCTGCGCACGGTTCAGCTGCGGGTGCGGTTCTCGTTCTGAGAAGAGAAGGGGCGCGCAAGAGGATGGTGACAGCGAGGCTCGTAACGGTCAGCGCGCTCTTCTGTGCGATCGGCGTGGCGGCTGCTCCGCAGCAGCCGTCCGCGCCCCAACCACCTGCCGCGCAGCCCGCTGCCAATCTCAAGGACAAGCCGGTCTTCGTTCCCGACCCCGACAATCAGATCATCAAGTCCGAGAAGCAGACGTTCCGGATCGAAGTGGTCACGCCCGGGCTCGAAACGCCGTGGGCACTGGCGTTCCTGCCCGACGGACGCCTGCTCGTCACCGAGCGTCCAGGGCGGCTGCGCATCATCGAGAAAGGGAAGCTGCGGCCGGACCCGGTGCAAGGCACGCCGAAGGTCTGGGAACGGCAGGATGCCGGCATGCTCGACGTCGCCGTTCACCCGCAGTATGCGCGCAACGGGTGGATCTACCTCGCCTACACGGAAGTCGTTCCCGGGTATGTCGCGCCGCCGCCCGCGCCGGCGCCGCCGCCGGATCCCTCCGCCGACCCCGCGGCCCGCGGCCGCGGCCGCGGCGGACCCCCGAGCCCGCCGTCGATGACGGTCTTCGTGCGCGGGAAGATCGACAGGAACAACCGCTGGGTCGACGAACACGTGCTCTATCGCGCTCCCGCCGAGCTCTACACGCCGAGCGGATCGCACTACGGCGCCCGCTTCCTGTTCGACAAGGCCGGCCACGTCTTCTACTCGCTCGGCGAGCGCGGCGACATGGCCAACGCGCAGGATCTCTCGAAGCCGCTCGGCAAGATCCACCGCGTCAACGATGACGGATCGATCCCGAAGGACAACCCGTTCGTGAACACGCCGAACGCCGTCCCGTCGATCTGGTCGTACGGCCACCGCAATCCGCAGGGACTCGCGTGGGATCCGTCGGGACTGCTGTGGGAATCGGAGCACGGACCCAACGGCGGCGACGAGATTAACATCATCGAGAAGGGGAAGAACTACGGCTGGGGCGTGGTGACGATGGGTGTGCAGAGCGGCATCACCGAGCGCAGCCGCCCCGGCATGGAGCCGCCGATCGTCTACTACACGCCCACCATCGCGCCGAGCGGGATGGTGTTCTACACGGGCTCGAAGTATCCCGGCTGGAAGAACGATCTGTTCGTCGCCGCGCTGGCCGGACAGCAGCTGCGGCGGCTCGAGATTCGCGGCCGGGAGGTCGTGCACCAGGAAGCCGTGTTCCAGCAGTTCGGCCGCGTCCGTTCCGTCACGACCGGACCGGACGGGCTGATGTACCTGCTGCTGCAGAATCCCACGGGTGCCGGCACCGGCCTCAGCCTGGCAGCCTCCACCCCCGGCATGGTGATCCGGCTGGTGCCGGTCAGCGGAAAGTAGCCGGCGCTCCGTCCCGTTCTCACGGACCATGCATCGCACCCGCGTCTTCCTCGTCGCGCTCACGGCCGGGATCCTCACGGTCGCAACCGGCATCACCGGGCAGCAGGGCACCGCGACCGTGCCCGGCAACATCTGGCCGCCGCCCTGGAAGCAGATGGCGAAGTCGATCCCGCTGTCGCCCGAAGACGAGATGAAGACGTTCTCGATGCCGCCGGGATTCCGCGTCGAGCTCGTCGCCGCCGAGCCGATGGTCGATTCGCCGATCCTGATCGACTTCGATGCCGACGGCCGCCTCTGGGTCGTCGAGATGCTGACGTTCCTTCCCGACAGCTCGGGTCGCGACTCGACCGAGCCGCTCAACCGCGTCAGCGTCCTGGAGGACACGGACAACGACGGCCGGATGGACCGGAAGACGATCTTCGCCGACAGGCTGCGGCAGGCCCGCGCGCTCAAGGTGCTCGATCGCGGCGTGCTCGTGGGCGAGCCGCCGAACCTGTGGTTCATGAAGGACACCGACGGCGACCTGAAAGCGGACGTCAAGGATCTCGTCGTCAACACCTTCGGCAACCCGAACGGCAACATCGAGCACAACGCCAACAGCCTGTTCTGGGCGATCGACAACGTGATGTATTCGTCCGAACACGTGTGGGACGTGCGCTGGCGGAAGGGCAGGTTCGAGCCGCTGCCGGCGCTGAGCCGCGGCCAGTGGTTGATCTCGCAGGACGACGCCGGACGCATCTACCGCAACGTCAACGACTCCCCGCTGTTCGTCGACTACACGCCGTCCCGCTATTACCTGCGCAATCCGAACCTGGTTCGGACCCGCGGTCTCTACGAGCTGTTGATCGAACAGGCCGACGCGACCATCTATCCCGTGCGCGACACGCGCGGGGTGAACCGCGGCTATCGCGATCCCTTCTTCCGGCCCGACGGCTCGTCGATCGTGATCCAGGGCGCCAGCGGTCCGGTCATCTATCGCGGCGACGTCTATCCGCGGGAGCTGCGCGGCAACGCGTTCATTCCGGACTCGCCGACCAACCTGGTGCACCGCATGGTGATCAACGACGCCGGCGGCGGGCGGCTCGAGGCGACGAACGGCTACGCACGCGGCGAATTCCTCGCGTCGTCCGACGAACGCTTCCGCCCGGTGGCGCTGGCCGACGGTCCCGACGGCTGCCTGTACGTGGTCGACATGTATCGCGGCGTCGTGCAGGCCGGCGGGTTGTGGAGCGAGTACCTGACCGACTACATCAGGACCAACGACATGCTGATGCCCGTCGGCAAGGGGCGCATCTGGCGCGTCGTCTACGGCAACCGTGCGGCCCCTCGGCCGGCCCGGCCGGCGCTGTCGAAGGCGGCGCCCGCGCAGCTCGTCGAGGCGCTCGCCAACCCGAACGGCTGGTGGCGCGATACCGCGCAGCGGCTGCTCGTCGAGCGCGGAGAGACGAGCGCGGCGCCCGCGCTGACGGCGCTGGCGGCGAGCGCGCCGGACTGGCGGACCCGGCTGCACGCGTTGTGGACGCTCGACGGCCTGGACGCGATCGAGCCGGCATCGGTGCGGAAAGCGATGGCAGACGCGAACGGCGACGTGCGCGCCGCGGCGGTGCGGTTGTCGGAGCGCTGGCTGGAACGCGATCCTGCGATGCGCGCCGCGGCGCTGGCGCTCGCGGACGACAGGCACTGGAACGTTCGCCGGCAGCTGGCCGCCTCGATCGGCGAGATGCCGGCTGCGGATCGCGTCGATCCCGCCGTGGCGATCCTCACGCGGTACGGCTCCGATCCGATCGTCGTCGACGCCGCGGTCAGCAGTCTGAAGGGGATCGAGGGGGACGTGCTGACGAGGGTGATGCAGTCGAAACCGGCGCCGGCCCCCGCGCCGGGCGAAGCGGTGTCGATGCTCGCCGCGGCGGTGACGAAGAGCGGCGACGTGCCTGCCGTGCAGCGGTTGATCGACGCCGCCGCCGACGCGGCGCGTCCGGAATGGGCACGAATCGCGCTCCTGCGCGGCGTCGACGCGGCGCTGCCGTCGCGCGCCGCGGGCGGCCGCGGCGGCCGCGGCCTGCCCGGATTGAGCGCCCCGGGCGGACGGATCGTGGTGACGCCGGGGCGGGGCATCGCGCTGCCCGCCGAGCCGGCCGCGTTGACGAAACTGGCAGGCGCCTCGGGCACGATCGGGTCGCTGGCGGCCAGCGTATCTGCGAAGCTCGATTGGCCGGGGCGGCCCGCGCCGATGGTCGCTGCCGCGCCGCTGAACGCGGAGCAGCAAAAACGGTTCACCGCCGGCGCGGAGATCTACAAGAATGTGTGCCTCGGCTGCCACCAGGAAGACGGACGCGGCAAGGACAAGCTGGGCGCGAATCTCGTCGAGTCGGCGTACGTGAACGCGGCCGACCCTGCGGCGACGATCCGGATCATGGTCGGGGGCAAGGAAGGCTCGATCGGGTTGATGCCGCCGCTGGGACCGGCGATGACCGATGAAGACATCGCCGCGGCCCTGACCTATGTCCGCCGTGCCTGGGGGCACACGGCGCCGCCCGTGGATCCGCTGAACGTGATGGAGATCCGCGCGCTCTCGAAAGGGCGGACCAGGCCGTGGACGGATCAGGAACTCGAGGCGGCCGGCCGCGGGCGCGGGCGCGGCGGCCACTGAGGTGACGATGATGCGTGTGCCGGCCGTTCTTGCCGCTGCTGCCGTCTGGCTGACGATCGCGATGCCGCAGACCGCGGCCGCGCAGGCGCGCTACCGCGCCGCGCAGACCGGCGACATCGTCGAACTGCGCGACACGCGCGCCGACGTCGTGGTGAGGATCCTGACCTCGGCGAGCAACGCCTATCAGATGACGGTGAAGGGGGAAGACGTCATCCGCCGCACGTGGACCTCGATCGACGACATCCGCCCGCGCATGGGATTGAACGGCGTGCCGCTGCTCTGGCCGTATGCCAATCGTCTCGACGAGCAGGCGTTCTACGCCAACGGCCAGAAATACACCTTCGATCCGGGACTGGGGAACACCGGCCGCGGCGCCATCCCGATCCACGGCTTTCTGACCAGCGCCACCGCGTGGAAGGTCGTGGAGGTGAAGGCGGACGCGCGCTCGGCGTGGATCACCTCGAAGCTGGAATTCTTCCGCGTGCCGCAGTACATGAAGCAGTTTCCGTTCGCGCACACGCTGACGATGACCTACCGGCTGCAGGAAGGGGCGCTGGAGGTGCGCACCCGGATCGACAACCTCAGCGCCGAGCCGATGCCCGTGGCGATCGGCTTTCATCCCTATTTCCAGCTGACCGACTCGCCCCGTGAAGAATGGACGCTGTCGGTGGCGGCGAAGACGCACTGGCTGCTCGATCAGCGGAAGATTCCGACCGGCGAGACGGAGCCGATCGGCCGGCTGATGGCGGACCCGAAGAACGTTGCGGTGAAGGCCGCGCCGCTGGACGACGTCTTCAGCGATCTCGAGCGCGACGCGCAGGGACGCGCGACCATGAGCCTCAAGGGCAAGGCCCAGCAGGTCGACGTCGTCCTCGGGCCGAGGTACAAGACCGTCGTCGTCTATTCGGGCGCGCCGGGGAGTGTCGCGCTGGAACCGATGGCCGGCATCTCGAATTCGATGAACCTGGCACAACGCGGCTTGTACAAGGACCTGCAGTCGATCGAGCCCGGCGGATTCTGGGAGGAGAGCTTCTGGATCCGGCCGAAGGGATACTGACCACGACGGAAAGACGGACGACGGAAAGGGAGAGGGATGATGGCTCGAAGGATCTGGATCGCGATGCTGGCTGCCGCTGTCAGTGTCGGCGCGGCCGCGCAACAACAACCGGCGGTTCCCTCGGCGGATGCCGCCGTGCGGGCGGGCGACACTCGTCCCATTCACGTCTACATCCGCGCCGGGCTGAAGTCGCACGGCGAAGGGCAGCACGACTATCCGCAGTTCATCGCCGACTGGAGCAAGCTGCTGACCGACAAGGGCGCGATCGTCGACGGCTCGTTCCACTTTCCCACCGCGCAGGAGCTCGCCAACGTCGACGTGATGGTGATGTACAAGGGAGACGCCGGCTACATGACCGCCTCGGAACGCCAGGTGCTGGAAGACTACATGAAGCGCGGCGGCGGTCTGGTCAGCTTCCACGACACGCTCTGCGGCGACGATCCGGCGTACTACTCGACGGTGGTCGGCGGCTCGAAGAAGCACGGCGAGCGCAACTTCTCGGCCGGCACGATCAAGTACACGATCGTCGACAAGGCGTCGCCGATCATGAAAGGGATCTCCGACTTCCAGATCGAGGACGAAGCGTTCTTCAAGATCACCTGGGCGAAGTCGCCGGAGGTGAAGGTCCTTGCCACCGCGCCGATGCCCGACGGCGGTGAAGTGGTGCCGCAGATCTGGACCTACGAGCGGACGATGTTCGGCGGGCAGCCGTCGCGCGCGTTCGTGTGGATGCAGGGGCACACCTACGCGAACTTCAAGAACCCGCAGATCGAGGGCATGATCCTGCGCGGCATCGCCTGGGCGGCGCACTATGCCGCCGACACGCTGGTCGACTACAAGCCGCCGGTGCGCCAGGGCCGCGGGCGTGGCCGCGGCGGCGACTGAGACGTCTGACGCTCCGGCACAACGGCCACCAGGATCGCGAAGATCACAAAGAAACACTCCAGGTCTTCATGACCTGTGTGGCCTTCGTGTTCGTTGTGCCGGCGCGCTTGCCGTCGGCCGTTTCAGCGAAGGTCGGTGATCTGCCCCGTCGCAGCGTTCCAGCGCGCCGGCTTCCCGCTGCGCATTGCCGCGTTGGTGATGTGCGAGGTCCGCGCCGCGGCGTGGCCGGCGCGAATCGGCGCGTTCGGCGTCTTGCGGCTCCGGATGCAGTCGAGCCAGTTCTGCAGGTGCGCGATCGATCCATCGCCGCTCGAACGGATGTAGATCTCCGGCTCCGGCGCGTGGGTGCCCGGCGCGTACGCGGCGTCGTCACGGTAGAAGGCGAGCCGCGCCCGATCGATCTTCAGCGTGCCGAGCTCGCCGCGGAACTCCAGCCCGCCATCGTCCACCCGGCTGACGTAGGTGCCGAGGTATGCGGCCATGAAGTTCTTCGGGAACTCGAGCGTCGCGTTGACCGTGTCGGGCGCCTCCCACAGCTTGATGTTGTAGTTGCGTCCGGTGGCGACCGCAGATGATGGCGCGTCGACGTCCATGTACCAGTGGACGACGTCGATCCAGTGGGTCATCAGATCGGTGATGCAGCCGCCGCCGTAGTCCCAGAAGTGGCGCCACTGGTAGAAGCGCGCCGGCTCGAAGGGGCGATCCGCCGCCGAGCCGAGCCACGCCTTCCAATCGAGCTTGTCCATCGTCACCGGCGCGTAGGTGCCGGCGCGCGAATGCTGATACCAGTAGGTCTGCACGAACGTGATCTGCCCGAGACGGCCGGAGTCGATCAACTGCCTGCCGAGGATGAAGTGATCCCAGCTTCGCTGCTGCGTGCCGGTCTGCACGATCTGCTTCGACGCTTCCACCGCCTTCACCATCTCGACGCCTTCGGCGATGCTGTGCGAGATCGGCTTCTCGACGTAAACGTCCTTGCCGGCGGCGACGGCGTCGATGGTCATCTGCTTGTGCCAGTGGTCGGGAGCGCCGATCAGCACGGCGTCGATCTGGCGGTCGTCCAGCAGGCGGCGGTAGTCGGTGTGCTTGACGGCGCCGGCGCCGGCGATCTCCGCCGCCTGGAGCAGGCGCGGCTCGTAGACGTCGCAGACCGCGACGATCTCGGCGCCGGACAGGCGCTTCAGCTGGTTCATCAACCCGCGGGCGCGGCCGCCGGTGCCGACGATCCCGATGCGGATCCGGTTGTTGGCGCCCTGGATGGCCGG
This window contains:
- a CDS encoding Gfo/Idh/MocA family oxidoreductase, producing the protein MDCTRRIFLSTASGLVLAARPLAAQASNPAIQGANNRIRIGIVGTGGRARGLMNQLKRLSGAEIVAVCDVYEPRLLQAAEIAGAGAVKHTDYRRLLDDRQIDAVLIGAPDHWHKQMTIDAVAAGKDVYVEKPISHSIAEGVEMVKAVEASKQIVQTGTQQRSWDHFILGRQLIDSGRLGQITFVQTYWYQHSRAGTYAPVTMDKLDWKAWLGSAADRPFEPARFYQWRHFWDYGGGCITDLMTHWIDVVHWYMDVDAPSSAVATGRNYNIKLWEAPDTVNATLEFPKNFMAAYLGTYVSRVDDGGLEFRGELGTLKIDRARLAFYRDDAAYAPGTHAPEPEIYIRSSGDGSIAHLQNWLDCIRSRKTPNAPIRAGHAAARTSHITNAAMRSGKPARWNAATGQITDLR